One region of Pangasianodon hypophthalmus isolate fPanHyp1 chromosome 15, fPanHyp1.pri, whole genome shotgun sequence genomic DNA includes:
- the ubtd2 gene encoding ubiquitin domain-containing protein 2: protein MGGCVGSHHDSSGSLNENSDGTGVALGRNQPLKREKPKWKSDYPMTDGQLRSKRDEFWDTAPAFEGRKEIWDALKAAAQAFESNDHELAQAIIDGASITLPHGVLTECYDELGNRYQLPVYCLSPPVNMIEEKSEMETPEAPEAPPTEGHECQLRLRLSTGRDLRLAVRSGDSVLFMKRRLQAQEGLEASSQRWFFSGRPLSDRMKLHELNISKDYVVQVIVSQPPPVEN from the exons TGGCACTGGGGCGTAATCAGCCCCTGAAGAGAGAGAAGCCCAAATGGAAGAGCGATTACCCGATGACGGACGGCCAACTGCGGAGCAAGCGCGATGAATTCTGGGACACGGCGCCTGCCTTCGAGGGCCGCAAAGAGATCTGGGACGCGCTCAAGGCCGCAGCACAGGCCTTCGAGAGCAACGACCACGAGCTCGCTCAGGCCATCATCGACGGAGCTAGCATAACTCTTCCACACG GTGTTCTGACCGAGTGCTACGATGAGTTGGGCAACCGCTACCAGCTCCCCGTCTACTGCCTCTCTCCGCCCGTCAACATGATCGAGGAAAAGAGCGAGATGGAGACGCCCGAGGCCCCCGAAGCCCCGCCCACCGAGGGACACGAGTGCCAGCTGCGTCTGCGTCTCTCGACGGGTCGCGACCTGCGGCTGGCCGTGCGCTCCGGAGACAGCGTGCTGTTCATGAAGCGGCGTCTGCAGGCTCAGGAGGGCCTCGAGGCTTCCAGCCAGCGCTGGTTCTTCTCAGGCCGGCCGCTCAGCGACCGCATGAAGCTGCACGAGCTCAACATCTCCAAAGACTACGTGGTGCAGGTGATCGTCAGCCAGCCGCCGCCCGTGGAGAATTGA
- the il12bb gene encoding interleukin-12 subunit beta — translation MNWIYIFALHLTLLHIGASSTLRVIKPNVIALEVNGNPMEKKTSVELSCGDHFENTEIHWRKNQHNIPAKGNSILVTIEAMLGGNFTCHSASGDVLNHTLVLVSPLDFEKAILLRNDDKEFVTCVARNYSGPFHCSWKWDPIRNGVVVFFRAFRNSSVINCSLDADNAGLTCEDLQCPFSEEVTRINLTLLVRNQYRLEEHQRTFFIHDIIKPGKVSITKAENNEFEWEVPKTWNRPCTFFPLRYEVKVVSHRKDCDETSHDHGGSHSDSIYVSETQYKVSGKKSYTFCVRAQDAFTNKVWSDWSQHKVIKHKSKE, via the exons aTGAATTGGATTTACATCTTTGCCTTGCATCTAACCCTTCTTCACATCGGGGCCAGCAGTACCCTGAGGGTTATCAAGCCAAACG TTATTGCTTTGGAAGTAAATGGAAACCCGATGGAAAAAAAGACCTCAGTTGAACTGAGTTGTGGAGATCATTTCGAAAACACTGAGATCCACTGGCGGAAAAATCAACATAACATCCCTGCTAAGGGCAACAGTATATTAGTGACTATCGAGGCGATGCTGGGAGGAAACTTCACCTGCCACAGCGCATCAGGAGATGTTCTGAACCACACGCTGGTGCTGGTCAGTCCACTGGACTTTGAGAAAGCCATTCTGCTACGAAACGATGACAAAG AATTCGTTACCTGCGTAGCGAGAAACTACAGTGGCCCGTTCCACTGCTCTTGGAAATGGGATCCTATAAGGAATGGAGTGGTGGTGTTTTTCAGAGCTTTTCG GAACTCGAGCGTTATCAACTGCTCCCTGGACGCTGATAACGCAGGCCTGACTTGTGAGGATCTGCAGTGTCCCTTCTCTGAGGAGGTGACTCGCATTAACCTCACCTTGCTGGTCCGGAACCAGTACCGCTTAGAAGAGCACCAGAGGACTTTCTTCATCCATGACATAA TCAAGCCAGGAAAGGTCAGCATCACCAAGGCTGAGAATAACGAGTTCGAGTGGGAAGTCCCCAAAACGTGGAACCGTCCTTGTACGTTCTTCCCGCTGCGATATGAAGTGAAAGTGGTTTCACATCGCAAGGACTGTGATGAGACATCTCATGACCACGGAGGAAGCCATTCAGAT AGCATTTACGTTAGCGAGACCCAATATAAAGTCTCCGGCAAGAAGAGTTATACGTTCTGTGTGAGAGCTCAGGACGCCTTCACCAATAAAGTCTGGAGTGACTGGAGCCAGCACAA GGTCATCAAACATAAATCGAAAGAATAA
- the ublcp1 gene encoding ubiquitin-like domain-containing CTD phosphatase 1: MSLSVIIKWGGQEYSISALSEDDTVLDLKQSIKSLTGVLPERQKLLGLKIRGKPADNDTKLGLLKLKPNTKIMMMGSREESLEDVLAPPPESDDVINDFDIEEEVIEVENREENLAKIARRVKEYKVEELNPPREGKRLLVLDVDYTLFDHKSCAETGQELMRPFLHEFLTSAYEDYDIVIWSATSMKWIDAKMKELGVSDNPNYKITFMLDSGAMITVHTPKRGVVEVKPLGVIWGKYGEFYNRKNTIMFDDIGRNFLMNPQNGLKIRPFMKAHLNREKDKELLKLSHYLKEIAKLDDFSGLNHKHWERYLSKKQSQ, translated from the exons ATGTCTCTGTCGGTGATAATAAAGTGGGGAGGACAGGAGTACTCCATCAGCGCTTTGTCAGAAGACGACACTGTGCTGGACCTGAAACAGTCCATTAAATCTCTCACTGGAGTCCTGCCCGAACGCCAGAAACTGCTGGGTCTGAAGATCAGAG GTAAACCAGCCGATAATGACACGAAGCTCGGCCTCCTGAAGCTTAAACCCAACACCAAGATTATGATGATGGGCAGCAGAGAGGAAAGTCTG GAAGACGTCCTGGCTCCTCCTCCTGAAAGCGATGATGTCATCAATGACTTTGACATTGAAGAGGAGGTGATCGAGGTGGAAAACAG AGAGGAGAACCTGGCTAAGATCGCACGCCGCGTCAAAGAGTACAAAGTGGAGGAGTTAAACCCACCCAGAGAGGGGAAGAGGTTACTCGTGTTAGACGTCGATTACACGCTGTTTG ATCACAAGTCGTGTGCCGAGACGGGGCAAGAGCTCATGAGGCCGTTCCTCCACGAGTTCCTCACATCTGCGTACGAAGACTACGACATTGTCATCTGGT CTGCAACAAGCATGAAGTGGATCGATGCCAAAATGAAA GAGCTTGGTGTGTCAGATAACCCTAACTACAAGATCACCTTCATGCTGGATAGTGGAGCCATGATCACGGTTCACACACCTAAAAGAGGCGTGGTGGAG GTGAAGCCGCTTGGAGTGATCTGGGGAAAGTACGGCGAGTTTTACAACCGAAAGAACACCATCATGTTCGACGACATCGGACGGAACTTTCTCATGAACCCACAAAATGGACTGAAG attagACCGTTTATGAAGGCGCACTTAAACCGAGAGAAAGACAAGGAGCTTCTCAAACTGTCTCACTACCTGAAGGAGATCGCCAAGCTGGACGACTTCTCCGGTCTCAACCACAAGCACTGGGAAAG GTACCTCTCAAAGAAGCAGAGCCAATGA